Proteins from a single region of Palaemon carinicauda isolate YSFRI2023 chromosome 1, ASM3689809v2, whole genome shotgun sequence:
- the LOC137637318 gene encoding uncharacterized protein, whose product MIVHLYYAIKVYLAKAMDIIDTLKDKIAMLRSREEDFKSIWQRTADLANNSGITVPDVGHNDLIISRRSRRQTRAPERLHDSILLEPLAQHCGGNTKDEFRTDIFYVILDTVASKLGDRFTSSIMQGVQALNPASEGFLNLEKIKPQAKIYSANLDDLVHELPQAKRLLERKSETGGKSLLDFLGIIDPYKAAFFKLYRLCRIAVTVSVTSAAAERSFSALNLIKTYLRNTMTDNRLSNLDVLHIERKRSNELDLDDFVDIFANHHENRKIALI is encoded by the exons atgatTGTACATCTATATTATGCGATCAAAGTCT ATCTGGCGAAGGCTATGGACATCATCGATACTCTAAAGGACAAAATTGCAATGCTCAGGTCCAGGGAAGAGGACTTTAAGTCTATTTGGCAGCGTACAGCTGATCTTGCTAATAACAGTGGCATAACTGTGCCAGATGTAGGCCACAATGACCTAATAATTAGTAGAAGAAGTAGACGTCAAACAAGAGCCCCTGAAAGACTGCATGACAGCATACTTTTGGAGCCTCTTGCGCAGCATTGTGGTGGCAACACTAAGGACGAGTTTAGAACAGACATATTTTATGTCATATTGGACACAGTGGCCAGTAAACTTGGAGACAGATTTACCAGTAGCATCATGCAAGGAGTCCAAGCCTTGAATCCTGCTAGTGAAGGTTTCTTGAATTTGGAAAAAATCAAACCTCAGGCAAAGATTTATTCTGCAAACTTGGATGACCTTGTCCATGAGCTGCCTCAAGCCAAACGTCTTTTGGAGCGAAAATCAGAGACAGGGGGGAAGTCACTTCTAGATTTTCTTGGGATCATAGACCCATACAAAGCTGCATTCTTTAAACTTTACAGGCTATGTAGAATCGCTGTAACAGTGTCAGTCACCAGTGCAGCAGCTGAACGAAGTTTCTCAGCTCTCAATCTTATTAAAACTTACTTGAGGAACACTATGACAGATAATCGGCTAAGCAATCTTGATGTCCTACACATTGAAAGGAAAAGATCAAATGAGTTAGACTTGGATGACTTCGTTGACATTTTTGCGAACCACCATGAAAATAGAAAGATTGCTCTTATCTAA